AAAACAATGAGGACTCAATTAAAGACGTTGTGATATAGGAACCTTTTCCTTCACGAAAGCGTCCAATTAGCGCCATCAATATGCCGCAAAGCAGTGACATTCCAGCCCCAAAGTCTGAGACAGGATAACCTATTGCTCTTGCTTCATCACTTGTAGGATCTGAATTTTGACGCATCAAACCGCTTAAAGCCTGCGCAGTGACGTCTTGCCCACCTTCCTTGACCATGGGGCCTTTTGAACCATAACCGCTGATTTCTGCATAAATTAACGCAGGGTACTCCTCCTTCAGTTGGTCCCACCCCAAGCCTAATCGTTCCATTACTCCCGGTCGAAAGTTGTGGACCATGACATCGGACATTGATAGAAGCGTCTTCACAATTTCTAAGCCCTGCTGCGTTTTTATACTTACTGCAAGACTCTCTTTGCCCCTATTTAATGATGCAAAAGGGATTCTAACACCATCGTATTCGTGACCATAATGCGACCTGAGTAGATCTCCGTCTGGAAAACGTTCTACTTTAATCACCCTTGCGCCAAAGTCAGATAGCAGAAGAGTGGCTAATGGTCCGGCCTCAATTTGAGAAAAGTCAATCACGGTTATTCCATCTAAAGGGAGTCCCATGTCATCACCTCGCGGAGCTAAAGTAGTATCGATTTGTCTAACGTCTATGGTATGTAGCGTTCTTGACGTAGCATTGATATCTGTTTCGTAAACATCTTTTCTGTACTTATAAATTCAGTAAAGCCAAACTCGCGTGCTTTAATCGTGTCCAACATCGAATCGTATCCGTGGGAAAATGCACTATCCATAAACTCCCACGAGGCAATTTCCGAAAAAGGGTACGGTTTAAGACCGTACTTTTGGACCATGTCCTCCCAAACCGGTTCCTTAACACGCATAAATGTACTCAAAGGGATGTATTGGGGGGCAGCGATGTCCATATCAAGCGC
This is a stretch of genomic DNA from Alicyclobacillus dauci. It encodes these proteins:
- a CDS encoding CaiB/BaiF CoA transferase family protein is translated as MGLPLDGITVIDFSQIEAGPLATLLLSDFGARVIKVERFPDGDLLRSHYGHEYDGVRIPFASLNRGKESLAVSIKTQQGLEIVKTLLSMSDVMVHNFRPGVMERLGLGWDQLKEEYPALIYAEISGYGSKGPMVKEGGQDVTAQALSGLMRQNSDPTSDEARAIGYPVSDFGAGMSLLCGILMALIGRFREGKGSYITTSLIESSLFSAITEVTEAQMGYRTSQFDDPVTGVYKAKDGELVVMPIWRETAVSDFLKVIGLEEIVNDPRMQDLESRKQSARWVREQINNKVEGFQREELLKKLHENNLLCGPVQSFLDVAQHPQIKAIDPWATFETTTGETGTTIASPFTVDGYRRKNGKVPELGEQSFAILKSFGYSDEEIASFVQQNIVYVEKHH